A stretch of the Methanobacterium veterum genome encodes the following:
- the guaB gene encoding IMP dehydrogenase, with the protein MYSKKLKEAPKGYTFDDFLLIPNASSVEPKDVKVETQISRNYRINIPIISSAMDTVTESKMAITLAQEGGLGIIHRNMTINEQVTEVKKVKQSSDLTIRDVITISPDASIAEANEIMDMEEVSGLPVVENEIVVGIISRRDIKPIINKGSKKKVKDIMTEEVLTIPESTTPDEALDIAYENKVERLPVVRNGKIMGIVTIRDILERKKFPNASRDKKGKFMVAAATGPFDLERAMALDDAGADIIAIDVSHAHNLHVVDYVKTIKDNIDADLLVGNIATAEAAEALIAKEVDGLKVGIGPGSICTTRIVAGVGVPQLTAVSDVADVAKESGIPVIADGGLRFSGDVAKAIAVGADAVMLGSLLAGTHEAPGDVVIMNGRKFKQYRGMGSLGAMTGGAGAGTDRYFQEVKGPMKHAKLVPEGIEGVVPYKGPVNEVLFQLIGGLKSSMGYCGAEDIPAMKEKARFVKITASGMTESHPHDITITNESPNYPTTRLM; encoded by the coding sequence ATGTACTCTAAAAAACTAAAAGAAGCTCCAAAAGGGTATACATTTGATGATTTTTTATTAATACCTAATGCTTCTTCAGTAGAACCAAAAGATGTTAAAGTTGAAACACAAATTTCAAGAAATTATCGTATTAATATTCCTATTATAAGTTCTGCAATGGATACAGTTACAGAATCCAAAATGGCAATAACACTTGCCCAGGAAGGCGGACTGGGGATCATACACAGGAATATGACCATAAATGAGCAGGTAACTGAAGTCAAAAAAGTAAAACAATCCAGCGACCTTACTATACGTGATGTAATAACAATAAGTCCGGACGCATCCATAGCGGAAGCAAATGAGATAATGGATATGGAAGAAGTAAGCGGGCTTCCTGTTGTAGAAAATGAGATTGTTGTAGGAATAATAAGTAGGAGAGATATTAAACCTATCATTAACAAGGGTTCTAAAAAGAAAGTTAAGGACATAATGACAGAAGAAGTCCTGACTATCCCGGAATCAACTACTCCTGATGAAGCACTGGATATTGCCTATGAAAACAAAGTCGAAAGGCTACCTGTAGTTCGAAACGGAAAAATAATGGGAATTGTAACTATACGTGATATCTTAGAAAGAAAGAAATTCCCTAATGCATCAAGAGATAAAAAAGGGAAATTTATGGTGGCCGCAGCAACAGGGCCATTTGATTTAGAACGTGCCATGGCTCTTGATGATGCAGGGGCAGACATTATAGCAATAGACGTCTCTCATGCCCATAATTTACATGTTGTAGATTATGTCAAAACAATTAAAGACAACATCGATGCAGATTTACTTGTTGGTAATATTGCAACAGCCGAGGCTGCAGAAGCATTAATAGCAAAAGAGGTCGACGGACTTAAAGTTGGTATTGGACCAGGATCCATATGTACAACAAGAATAGTTGCAGGTGTGGGTGTTCCACAGCTTACAGCAGTGTCAGACGTTGCAGATGTTGCAAAAGAATCTGGAATTCCAGTTATAGCAGATGGAGGTTTAAGATTTTCAGGAGATGTTGCAAAAGCTATAGCTGTAGGTGCTGATGCAGTAATGCTTGGAAGTTTACTTGCAGGAACACACGAAGCTCCTGGCGATGTTGTAATTATGAATGGAAGAAAATTCAAACAGTACAGAGGTATGGGTTCACTTGGAGCAATGACTGGTGGAGCTGGTGCAGGAACAGACCGCTACTTCCAGGAAGTAAAAGGGCCAATGAAACATGCTAAACTTGTCCCAGAAGGAATAGAAGGAGTTGTACCATACAAAGGCCCTGTAAATGAAGTTTTATTCCAGTTAATAGGAGGACTTAAGTCTTCTATGGGTTACTGTGGTGCAGAAGACATTCCAGCAATGAAGGAGAAAGCAAGGTTTGTAAAGATCACAGCAAGCGGTATGACCGAAAGTCATCCCCATGATATTACAATAACCAATGAAAGTCCAAATTATCCCACAACCCGTTTGATGTAA
- a CDS encoding class I SAM-dependent methyltransferase translates to MKKNWDKKDTLDFWEKNEADYAGDISAPEILKMSKRYIGNKVLDIGAGSGALINLIPNSIGLDIAPKQPDIIKGDITNIPFEDQSFDTIFATEILEHLDNNTLNKGITEINRILKKGGHLIVTVPYNENLSQNTVSCPDCGTKFHRWGHLQIFDENNITQLLKDDFKVIKIKKLPIGFNANYKVLKHFRWIIERFGFLKDQNLFLVAKK, encoded by the coding sequence TTGAAGAAAAATTGGGATAAAAAAGATACATTAGATTTCTGGGAAAAGAATGAAGCTGATTATGCAGGCGATATATCTGCCCCAGAAATATTAAAAATGTCAAAAAGATATATTGGAAATAAAGTCCTAGATATAGGAGCTGGTTCAGGCGCTCTAATTAATCTAATTCCTAACTCCATAGGTTTAGATATTGCACCTAAACAGCCAGACATAATAAAAGGGGATATTACAAATATACCATTTGAAGATCAATCGTTTGACACTATTTTTGCCACAGAAATTCTAGAACATCTTGATAACAACACGTTAAACAAAGGCATAACCGAAATTAATAGAATTCTAAAGAAAGGAGGACATTTAATCGTAACAGTCCCCTACAATGAAAATTTAAGCCAGAATACAGTTTCATGTCCTGATTGTGGGACTAAATTTCATAGATGGGGACACCTTCAAATTTTTGATGAAAATAATATTACACAACTGCTAAAAGATGATTTTAAAGTAATCAAGATTAAAAAACTGCCCATAGGTTTTAATGCTAATTATAAGGTTTTAAAACATTTTAGATGGATAATTGAGAGATTTGGTTTCCTGAAGGATCAGAATTTATTTCTGGTGGCAAAAAAATGA
- a CDS encoding SDR family oxidoreductase, which translates to MKNKQVAVTGGLGFIGSNLVEELYQDNKVVIIDNQSTGKIENINHLDQSNIKINLGDINSINLNEIFEGCEYVFHQAAVPSVPRSINDPLNSNKANITGTLKVLIAACELDIKKVVFASSSSVYGDTPELPKIETMQVSPKSPYAVTKATCEQYCNIFKEIYGLQTISLRYFNVFGPRQDPYSQYAAVIPKFITSILKEEHPIVYGDGLQSRDFTFIKNIVNANILAAESNKTGIFNIARGKQIKLNELIFMINKLTGKKIDPKYVDPRPGDIKHSLADISKAKSFGYEPKDNFKDGLEKTINFFRSNHH; encoded by the coding sequence ATTAAGAATAAACAAGTAGCAGTTACCGGCGGGCTTGGATTTATTGGATCTAATCTAGTTGAAGAATTATATCAAGATAATAAAGTAGTAATTATTGATAATCAGTCAACAGGAAAAATAGAAAACATTAATCATCTTGATCAGTCCAACATTAAAATTAATTTAGGAGATATCAATTCTATCAATCTTAATGAAATTTTTGAGGGTTGTGAATATGTTTTTCATCAAGCAGCTGTTCCAAGTGTACCAAGGAGCATAAATGATCCATTAAATTCTAATAAGGCGAATATTACCGGTACTTTAAAAGTTTTAATTGCTGCTTGTGAGCTTGATATTAAAAAAGTTGTTTTCGCATCTTCATCTTCAGTTTATGGAGATACTCCAGAGTTACCTAAAATTGAAACCATGCAAGTCAGCCCTAAATCACCTTATGCAGTTACTAAAGCTACATGTGAACAATATTGTAATATTTTTAAAGAAATATATGGCCTTCAAACAATCTCTTTAAGGTATTTTAATGTTTTCGGCCCCAGACAGGATCCATATTCACAGTATGCCGCGGTAATTCCCAAATTTATAACTTCCATCCTTAAAGAAGAACATCCAATAGTTTACGGTGATGGGCTGCAAAGCAGAGACTTTACTTTTATTAAAAATATTGTAAATGCCAATATTCTGGCTGCTGAATCTAATAAAACGGGAATTTTCAATATTGCGCGTGGTAAACAAATAAAACTCAATGAACTTATTTTTATGATAAATAAATTAACTGGTAAAAAAATTGACCCAAAATATGTTGATCCACGACCTGGAGACATAAAACATTCACTTGCAGATATATCTAAAGCAAAATCATTTGGATATGAACCTAAAGACAATTTTAAGGATGGATTAGAAAAAACCATCAACTTTTTTAGAAGTAATCATCATTAA
- the asnB gene encoding asparagine synthase (glutamine-hydrolyzing), producing the protein MCGICGIYGLEDSKIIKKMCNSLIHRGPDDHGYFLDDNISLGHRRLSIIDLETGHQPIHNENEDIWVILNGEIYNYLELKENLNSRHEFYTNSDTELLVHLYEEYGENLVKKINGMFAFAIWDKNNKKLVLARDPVGKKPLYYYNNDGKLFFASEIKGILNANIKKRINQRALSSFLCYQYTVGTNTLFEGVKKLPAGHILTINDNELKIRRYWNFFEEISCEDEAEIIQKLRNLLQNSAEYRVISDVPVGAFLSGGLDSSTTTALTRPLIDYDFHTFSIGFESFSELEYAKIVSDHLDTIHHEITLTSEMVEKNIDKITWYNDEPLGDAAIINNYFLASLAKDYVKVIIAGEAGDELFAGYPNYRTNLKLHSLLNNPLVQKLAVTLINNLPDKGNIYRSPIEKYLTNIALNFAKWPLEGSHMHTTRVMTNEELNWLTNLKAKNIENQAFIPCNVKNPLNKMLAVDCKNLLPEKFLMKADKATMANSLEERLPLMDKNIFQYAFSIPPNLKLQNGNEKYILKQAVKDLLPSIIIKRKKQGFGTPLKNWIMEDKLKDKILGTFYENKLVNNLFKKEKIEKIAKNLKNGNTYRIGIIWSIFTLGLWYDVYFEEKLG; encoded by the coding sequence ATGTGTGGAATATGTGGAATATATGGACTAGAAGACTCTAAAATAATTAAAAAAATGTGTAATAGTTTGATTCATAGGGGTCCTGATGATCACGGCTACTTTTTAGATGATAATATCTCATTGGGACATCGTAGACTGAGCATTATCGATCTTGAAACTGGCCACCAACCCATACATAATGAAAACGAAGATATATGGGTGATATTAAATGGAGAAATCTATAATTATCTTGAATTAAAAGAAAACTTAAATTCAAGACATGAATTCTATACAAATTCTGATACTGAACTTCTTGTTCATTTATATGAAGAATACGGGGAAAATTTAGTAAAAAAGATAAATGGAATGTTTGCATTTGCTATCTGGGATAAAAACAACAAAAAATTAGTATTAGCCAGAGATCCAGTGGGGAAAAAGCCGTTATACTATTACAATAATGATGGAAAACTCTTTTTTGCATCTGAAATTAAAGGAATTTTAAACGCAAATATCAAAAAACGAATTAATCAAAGAGCTTTATCCAGTTTTTTATGTTATCAGTACACTGTTGGAACTAATACCCTATTTGAAGGCGTTAAAAAGCTGCCAGCCGGACATATTTTAACTATTAATGATAATGAATTGAAGATCAGGAGATACTGGAATTTTTTTGAAGAAATTAGCTGCGAAGATGAAGCAGAAATAATTCAAAAATTAAGAAATTTACTCCAAAATTCAGCCGAATATAGAGTAATATCCGATGTTCCAGTAGGTGCTTTTTTATCAGGAGGGTTAGATTCAAGTACTACTACCGCGTTAACTCGACCGTTAATTGATTATGATTTCCACACATTTTCAATAGGATTTGAGTCTTTTTCTGAGTTAGAATATGCCAAAATAGTTTCGGACCATTTAGATACCATACATCATGAAATCACCCTCACATCTGAAATGGTGGAAAAGAATATTGATAAAATTACATGGTACAATGATGAACCGCTTGGTGATGCTGCGATTATAAATAATTATTTTTTAGCATCTCTAGCTAAAGATTACGTCAAAGTAATTATTGCTGGAGAGGCAGGAGACGAACTATTTGCAGGATATCCAAATTACAGGACCAATCTTAAACTGCATTCCTTATTAAATAATCCCCTTGTACAAAAACTAGCAGTTACCCTCATTAATAATCTCCCTGATAAAGGAAACATTTACAGAAGCCCTATTGAAAAATATTTAACAAATATTGCCTTAAATTTTGCAAAATGGCCATTAGAAGGCTCGCATATGCATACTACCAGAGTTATGACTAATGAAGAGCTTAACTGGCTAACAAATTTAAAAGCAAAAAATATTGAAAATCAAGCATTTATACCATGCAATGTGAAAAATCCGCTAAATAAAATGCTTGCTGTAGATTGTAAGAACTTATTGCCAGAAAAATTTTTGATGAAAGCAGATAAAGCTACAATGGCAAATTCACTTGAAGAAAGGTTACCTCTTATGGATAAAAACATATTTCAGTATGCTTTTTCAATACCTCCCAACCTAAAGTTACAAAATGGAAATGAAAAGTATATCCTTAAACAGGCAGTCAAGGACTTATTGCCATCCATAATTATTAAAAGAAAAAAACAAGGTTTTGGAACACCATTAAAGAACTGGATAATGGAAGATAAACTAAAAGATAAAATTTTAGGGACATTCTATGAAAATAAGCTTGTAAACAATCTTTTTAAAAAAGAAAAAATCGAAAAAATTGCTAAAAATCTGAAAAATGGCAACACTTATCGTATAGGAATTATATGGAGCATATTTACTTTGGGATTGTGGTATGATGTGTACTTTGAAGAAAAATTGGGATAA
- a CDS encoding (5-formylfuran-3-yl)methyl phosphate synthase, translated as MLLLISPINTEEALESIEGGADIVDVKNPKEGSLGANFPWVIKSIREMTPKDTLVSATLGDVPYKPGTVSLAALGAAVSGADYIKVGLYGTKNYDEALEVMKNVVKTVRDYREDAIVVASGYADAHRVGAVDPMEIPKVAASAGADIAMVDTAVKDGKTLFDFMDTEKLTKFNDEIHDYGLKSALAGSVKKDQLLTLHQTGCDVVGIRGAACIGGDRNSGKIHRSAVSELKKMIEQF; from the coding sequence TTGCTTCTCTTAATAAGCCCAATAAACACCGAAGAAGCACTTGAATCTATTGAAGGCGGTGCAGATATAGTCGATGTCAAAAATCCAAAAGAAGGTTCACTCGGCGCAAATTTTCCATGGGTCATTAAAAGTATAAGGGAAATGACACCCAAAGATACACTTGTAAGCGCTACACTAGGCGATGTTCCATATAAACCAGGTACAGTATCACTTGCAGCCCTCGGTGCTGCAGTTTCTGGAGCAGATTACATCAAAGTAGGATTATATGGTACAAAAAACTACGATGAAGCACTTGAAGTAATGAAAAATGTTGTAAAGACCGTAAGAGATTACAGAGAAGATGCAATAGTAGTTGCATCAGGATATGCAGATGCTCATCGAGTTGGCGCAGTTGATCCTATGGAAATACCAAAGGTAGCCGCAAGTGCAGGTGCAGATATCGCAATGGTAGATACTGCAGTTAAAGACGGGAAAACATTATTTGATTTTATGGATACTGAAAAATTAACTAAATTCAACGATGAAATTCACGATTACGGATTAAAATCAGCCCTTGCAGGCTCAGTAAAAAAAGATCAGCTTTTAACACTGCATCAAACAGGATGCGATGTAGTAGGTATAAGGGGAGCAGCATGCATCGGTGGAGATAGAAATTCAGGTAAGATTCACCGAAGTGCTGTAAGTGAATTGAAGAAGATGATAGAACAGTTTTAG
- a CDS encoding LUD domain-containing protein: protein MDDAKLDAMRRSFNIIETRKKKLLKDENERISKLQERVKKIREYSIGNLEELIETAKNRFLENGMEVIFAENSQVALDEIYKLIKDEPIIAKSKSNNVNEIGLSAFLGSKGIEIVETDLGDRIVQMDPESYGPSHPIGPAAHLDMEKIAQIASKKFGVEVQPEPKSILDIFKADIIERLTNCNVGITGANSVAAEDGALVMVHNEGNISLVSMKDTHIVVVGIDKLVRTVEDAVSVVKLETIFATGKKIPAYMNVITSPSKTADIEQVLLKDMYGAKRVIVILLDNGRSDALKQSKECLLCIGCGSCIVSCPVYNVTGSDFGYRGYLGGRGIVLSNFITDNKICFDSGLFKCTLCGLCTLECPVNIKTNEMIEKLREMSVQSGVCPDEHHGTSEKIKKQGSPF, encoded by the coding sequence ATGGACGATGCCAAATTAGATGCAATGCGAAGATCATTTAATATAATTGAAACCAGAAAAAAGAAGCTTTTAAAAGATGAAAATGAACGCATAAGTAAGCTTCAAGAAAGAGTAAAAAAAATAAGGGAATACAGTATTGGAAACCTTGAAGAACTCATAGAAACTGCAAAAAATAGATTTTTAGAAAATGGAATGGAAGTTATTTTTGCAGAAAACTCTCAAGTGGCCTTGGATGAAATTTATAAACTAATTAAAGATGAACCCATTATAGCAAAATCTAAATCAAACAACGTAAATGAAATAGGGCTTTCTGCATTTCTAGGGAGCAAAGGAATAGAAATTGTTGAAACTGATCTTGGCGATAGAATAGTTCAAATGGATCCTGAAAGTTACGGCCCTTCTCACCCAATAGGTCCAGCTGCACATTTAGATATGGAAAAAATAGCCCAAATTGCATCAAAAAAATTCGGTGTGGAAGTACAACCTGAACCTAAATCTATTTTAGATATATTTAAGGCAGATATTATAGAAAGGCTTACAAATTGCAATGTGGGTATAACTGGAGCAAACAGTGTAGCTGCAGAAGACGGCGCATTAGTTATGGTCCATAACGAAGGTAATATCAGTTTAGTATCCATGAAAGATACCCATATAGTTGTAGTGGGAATTGATAAACTTGTAAGGACAGTAGAAGATGCAGTAAGTGTTGTAAAACTTGAAACAATATTTGCAACTGGGAAAAAAATCCCCGCATACATGAATGTCATCACATCACCCTCCAAAACAGCAGATATTGAACAGGTACTTTTGAAAGATATGTACGGTGCAAAACGAGTGATAGTGATTCTTCTAGATAACGGAAGGAGTGATGCACTCAAACAAAGTAAAGAATGTTTGTTATGTATTGGGTGCGGTAGTTGTATTGTTTCATGCCCAGTTTATAATGTTACAGGGTCTGATTTTGGGTACAGAGGATATTTAGGTGGCAGAGGAATAGTTTTAAGTAATTTTATAACTGATAATAAAATATGTTTCGATTCAGGACTCTTTAAATGTACATTATGTGGCCTATGTACCCTTGAATGCCCAGTTAACATAAAGACAAATGAAATGATTGAAAAATTAAGGGAAATGTCAGTGCAATCTGGAGTTTGTCCAGATGAGCATCATGGAACTAGTGAGAAGATCAAAAAACAGGGATCACCTTTTTAA
- a CDS encoding flippase, which yields MNGTQKLAKNTVILFISQFIGYVLGFFYIMYSARYLGAENFGILSSAIALTGIFGVFMDLGLSTFTTREVSKDKKLAGKFLGNTILIRSILSSFIFLIIVIFVNILPYPPIVKNIIYIIALSTVFAVAADIFNSIFQSYEKMEFRAIGQILNNFFLLAGALIAITFKFDITGFAIVYLIANLLFLIYSAAACIRKFILPKIEIDLYFWKWALLESLPISFAILFSIIVFRIDTVILSLIKGNMAVGYYNASYKLIEALMVVPIVFSTAIYPVFSKLHVYSKDSLSFSYNKSLKYLIILGLPIAAGSVALSDQIILLIYGAGFIQSSTALKILIWAIPIIYLTYLFRILLISVNKQKLLLIILSICMIFNITTNVIFIPYFSYLGSSLATVLTEFLSLVLSVYFISKNICKIEVKTIAIKPVIASFFVFLVANYFKNNLLIAILLSTLIYFGILFAMKTFSESDLIIFKRIFNRE from the coding sequence ATGAACGGCACACAGAAATTAGCTAAAAATACTGTAATATTATTTATTTCTCAGTTTATAGGTTATGTTTTAGGATTTTTCTATATAATGTACAGTGCCAGATATTTAGGGGCCGAAAATTTTGGAATATTATCCTCTGCAATTGCACTTACTGGAATATTTGGAGTATTTATGGATTTAGGACTTAGTACATTCACTACACGTGAAGTTTCAAAGGATAAAAAACTAGCAGGCAAATTTTTAGGCAATACTATCTTAATCAGGTCTATTTTATCTTCATTTATTTTTTTAATCATTGTAATATTTGTAAATATATTACCTTATCCCCCCATTGTAAAAAATATAATTTATATAATTGCATTATCCACAGTTTTTGCAGTAGCAGCAGATATCTTTAATTCAATCTTTCAGTCCTACGAAAAAATGGAATTTAGAGCTATTGGTCAAATATTAAACAATTTTTTTCTACTTGCTGGTGCTTTAATCGCTATAACATTTAAATTTGATATAACCGGCTTTGCCATTGTTTATCTTATCGCTAATTTGCTTTTCCTAATCTACTCTGCAGCAGCATGTATAAGAAAATTTATACTGCCCAAAATTGAAATTGACCTTTATTTTTGGAAGTGGGCTTTATTAGAATCTCTGCCAATATCATTTGCCATATTATTTTCTATAATAGTATTTAGAATTGATACTGTTATACTTTCACTTATTAAAGGGAACATGGCAGTCGGTTATTATAACGCTTCATATAAGTTAATTGAAGCACTAATGGTGGTACCAATAGTTTTTTCCACAGCAATATACCCCGTTTTTTCTAAATTACATGTTTATTCCAAGGATTCTTTGAGCTTTTCATACAACAAATCTCTTAAATATCTGATTATATTGGGATTACCAATAGCAGCAGGAAGCGTAGCACTCTCAGATCAAATAATTTTGCTGATTTATGGGGCAGGATTTATACAATCAAGTACTGCTTTAAAAATTCTTATCTGGGCCATACCCATTATTTATTTGACTTACCTATTCAGGATCTTATTGATATCTGTAAATAAACAAAAATTACTGCTTATAATCCTTTCAATATGTATGATTTTCAATATAACAACAAATGTCATATTTATTCCTTATTTCAGTTATTTAGGATCATCCCTTGCCACAGTTTTAACAGAATTTTTATCGCTGGTATTAAGTGTTTATTTTATTTCAAAAAATATCTGTAAAATAGAAGTTAAAACAATTGCAATCAAACCAGTAATTGCAAGCTTCTTTGTTTTTTTAGTGGCAAATTACTTTAAAAATAACCTTTTAATTGCCATATTATTATCTACACTGATTTATTTTGGAATTTTATTTGCTATGAAGACCTTTTCAGAAAGTGATCTGATAATTTTTAAAAGGATATTCAACAGGGAGTAA
- a CDS encoding nucleotide sugar dehydrogenase, translating to MFEKIKTRSAKICIVGLGYVGLPTAIFFAQKGFDVIGVARNEEKINLINRGISTIGELKLDHKLSKVINDKKLCATSDLKWATEVSDIIISIVPTPVDEFKEPDLTPIISSGGEIAKGLGTDKLVILESTVYPGVTEEVLQPILERSGLKAGLDFGLAYCPERYNPGDEKHSIENVARVVGGITPEWAEITRELYQIIIKEEVNVLRNIRTAEAAKVIENTQRDLNIALMNELAMIFERLNIDIMDVIDGAQTKWNFNVYYPGCGVGGHCLPVDPYYLVKKAKELGYHSKVIAAGRTINDNMPVHTLNLIQDALNEHEKSVKNSKIVILGFSYKENVGDARESPALTLIKHLKWKGADVVVVDPYIGDTGEYGVLETDLYNALENADAMVLMTCHDEFESIDFERAKNLMKIPILIDGRRIFAPEKLKNIGFSYKGIGAINNNNIKIIKEIPGSKALKTQKTKL from the coding sequence ATGTTTGAGAAAATTAAAACCCGAAGTGCAAAAATTTGTATAGTGGGCCTTGGTTATGTAGGTCTGCCAACAGCAATTTTCTTTGCACAAAAAGGATTTGATGTAATTGGCGTTGCAAGAAATGAGGAAAAAATAAACCTGATAAATAGGGGCATATCTACTATTGGGGAACTTAAGCTTGATCATAAGCTCTCAAAAGTTATAAATGATAAGAAATTGTGCGCTACATCTGATTTAAAGTGGGCAACTGAAGTATCGGATATAATTATATCTATTGTGCCTACTCCTGTGGATGAATTTAAGGAGCCAGATCTCACTCCAATTATATCTTCTGGAGGAGAAATTGCTAAGGGATTGGGTACTGATAAACTAGTTATTTTAGAATCTACTGTTTATCCTGGTGTTACAGAAGAGGTCTTACAGCCTATTTTAGAAAGATCTGGATTAAAAGCAGGATTAGATTTTGGACTGGCATATTGCCCTGAGAGGTATAATCCTGGGGATGAAAAACACAGTATTGAAAACGTTGCAAGAGTAGTAGGGGGAATAACACCTGAGTGGGCTGAAATAACAAGAGAGTTGTACCAGATTATAATAAAAGAAGAAGTTAATGTTTTAAGGAACATCAGGACTGCAGAAGCTGCCAAAGTAATTGAAAATACCCAGAGGGATTTAAATATAGCTTTGATGAATGAACTTGCAATGATATTTGAACGTTTAAATATTGATATAATGGATGTAATTGATGGTGCACAAACTAAATGGAATTTTAATGTTTATTATCCAGGTTGTGGGGTAGGAGGCCATTGTTTGCCTGTTGATCCTTATTATCTGGTTAAAAAGGCAAAGGAATTAGGATATCATTCCAAAGTTATAGCTGCTGGAAGGACAATTAACGATAATATGCCTGTTCATACCTTAAATTTGATTCAGGATGCATTAAATGAACATGAAAAGTCAGTTAAGAATTCTAAAATTGTAATTCTAGGTTTTTCATATAAGGAAAATGTTGGAGATGCAAGAGAATCCCCTGCACTAACTTTAATTAAACATTTGAAGTGGAAGGGTGCTGATGTGGTTGTTGTTGATCCTTACATTGGAGACACTGGAGAATATGGTGTTCTAGAAACCGATTTGTATAATGCACTTGAAAATGCAGATGCAATGGTACTCATGACATGTCATGATGAGTTTGAATCAATTGACTTTGAAAGAGCAAAAAATTTGATGAAAATACCTATTTTAATTGATGGGAGACGAATTTTTGCCCCTGAGAAATTAAAAAACATTGGGTTCAGTTATAAAGGTATTGGGGCCATAAATAATAACAATATAAAAATTATCAAAGAAATACCTGGTTCAAAAGCTCTTAAAACTCAAAAAACTAAATTATAA
- a CDS encoding molybdenum cofactor guanylyltransferase → MKSIIILCGGRSRRMGKDKGSLVLNGKPMLMHVLDTIKGIVDEIVLVLRDQEQIDKYKPILKDIDMSIKIVTDETKDQGPLVGILTGLSYINSEYGQILPCDSPFISKPFILKMFEIAESKKFDAVVPIWDDGHIEPLHSIYKKDAVDIGRNLVKKEQYHVKSLIDNLNVKYVDVEELDESTMSFRNLNTIKDFECI, encoded by the coding sequence ATGAAATCCATTATAATTCTGTGTGGCGGTAGAAGCCGTAGAATGGGAAAAGATAAAGGTTCACTTGTTTTAAATGGTAAACCAATGCTCATGCATGTTTTAGATACTATTAAAGGTATTGTTGATGAAATTGTGCTGGTTTTAAGGGATCAGGAACAAATTGATAAATATAAACCTATTTTAAAAGACATAGATATGTCAATTAAGATTGTTACAGACGAAACTAAAGATCAAGGGCCCCTTGTTGGAATTTTAACCGGACTTTCATATATTAATTCAGAATATGGTCAAATTTTACCGTGTGATTCTCCCTTTATTTCTAAACCATTTATTTTAAAGATGTTTGAGATTGCAGAATCTAAAAAATTTGATGCAGTTGTCCCAATATGGGATGATGGACATATTGAGCCACTGCATTCTATTTATAAAAAAGATGCAGTAGACATAGGCAGAAATCTGGTTAAAAAAGAACAATACCACGTAAAGTCACTTATTGATAACTTAAATGTCAAATATGTTGATGTTGAGGAACTTGATGAGAGCACAATGAGTTTCAGGAATTTAAATACTATTAAAGACTTTGAATGCATATGA